The Setaria viridis chromosome 9, Setaria_viridis_v4.0, whole genome shotgun sequence sequence TTAGCATAGCGGAGAAGCGAAGGAATCGAGGCCGTGAGAGAGTAGGAAACCAATCGGCGATTACGGATGGCAGAACGCACGAACCGCGGGGCAGAACGCATGACCGTTGACTGAGATTTAATTTAACTgaatttgttatttttttaacGTGCACGACCCGGACTTTGCTTTTTGTCCAATTTAATTTTAACGTATGACCGGTTTAATGCACGTACCGCGGGGCAGAACCGTCTTGTAGCTCATCCTCCCGCGCTTGGCGAGCTCAATCTCCCCGCTCGGCAACCGCCTCAGCTCCACCACCAAGAAGGAGCAGCCGTCGTACGTGATGGGAGGCGCGTCGCGGTAGGGCTCCATCGTGCTCGTGGGCCTGCAGATGCAGAACCTGCCCTTGCCCAGGTACGCCAGGCTGGGCAAGTCCCTCGGCCTCGAgtccggacggcggcggccgtcgcccCCGACGCCGGACTCCTCCCAGGGTCAGGGGAACGTCTCCCTCCACACGTGCCGCACCACCGGCGGCGTCCCGGCCCTGATGTCGCACGCGCACAGGACCTGGGTCTCCGCTGCCAGGCCGATGACGCAGCCGATCGAGCTCCGGGACGTGCAGCGCGCGGCCCTCGAACGGCAGCTGCCACGCCCCCTCCACCCGCCACCGTGCGCCTTCTTCCTCGGTGTCCAGGGAGAAGGTGCCCCTGTGGGTGACCGAGATCCACACGCGCGTGCCAGGGCGAGGTACGCCGAGACGAGCACGATCTCGTCCTCGGCCAGGGGCCCTACCGGTGGCTTCGGGAGAGGGGTGGCGCGCCAGCCGCTGCTGCCAGGGACGAGGCGGAGCGTCTCGAAGCTGTAGATGCCGTCGAAGAGGACCGTGTCCATCCTGATGATCACGGTGCCGTCGGCGCCGTCTCCCATGGGGAGCACGGCGGGCGCTCCTTGTAGCCGCCGAACTTGTGCGGCGCCAAGAACTCGCGGCCCCTGGGCCACCAGTACTGGACGAGGCAGCCTTCGGAGTCGCGCATCCATGGGCTAGGTGCATGATGGTATCGTGGATGCGGGTTGGCAGCTACGACTTCTGGGACACCGTCATGCGGGTTGGCCGCTACGACTTCTGGGAGAAGCAGCCTAGCCCATGGATGCGCGACTCCGAAGGCCGCCTCGTCTAGTGGTGGGCTGGTGGCCCAGGGGCCTTCTCCCTGGACACCGAGGAAGAAGGTGCGCGGTGGCGGGTGGAGGGGGCGTGGCAGCTGCCGTTCGAGGGCCGCGCGCTGCACGTCCCGGAGCTCGGCTGCATCATCGGCCTGGCAGCGGAGACCTGGGTCCTGTGCGCGTGCGACATCAGGACCGGGAAGCCGCCGGCACGTGTGGAGGGAGACGTTCCCCTAGCCCTGGGAGGAGTCCGGCGTCGGgggcgacggccgccgccgttcgGACTCGAGGCCAAGGGACTTGCCCAGCCTGGCGTACCTGGGCAAGGGCAGGTTCTGCATCTGCAGGCCCACGAGCACGATGGAGCCCTACCGCGACGCGCCTCCCATCACGTACGACGGTGGTGGAGCTGAGGCGGTTGCCAAGCGGGGAGCTTGAGCTCGCCAAGCGCGGGAGGATGAGCTACATGACGCCGGCAATGCCCATATATCGGCTTCATTCACTATACCTAGCTAATTAACGCGTGCAGGTGTAGCTAGCTGCTACTACCACTTGTACGATAATGTACCATCGGCATTGCTGTCATATATTCTCTACAACGTTGACATCGTTTACTGGCGCGAACTTTTTTTATGGAATACGCAAGAGAattgcgtatctttgtattaagataaGAGTTTAAAAAGTACAACAAACAGAGCGCAAACTTGTTGATTCTATCTGTTCTCATTCAGCTAGCAATCTAGCATACATCTAGTTCTTAGGCCAGCCGCTTCCCATGTATTTTTGTAGATTACAATTGTTCTTTGAAGCCATGACGACATTTTCTTTTTGCTGCATTTTGATGGGTGTAGCGTATAGTTGCATACgcaaaacaaaatcaaagcgCCCGGATGAGCTATATATATCATAGCCCAATTTGTCAAAAACAAAAGCTGATGCGTGCGTAGCGTACTGCCATAACATATAAGTCCTGACCAAtgtattttctctttttttacatGGAGCTTGCGATTGTATAGTAGTAGTAGAAGTAAGAAGAAAGAGTGGTAGTTATTCGCTTTCAGCGATTATTACCAATTCATCGGATAAAAAAGGTTTTGGGAAATGATGAGGTTAACTTGCAAGTTTACTGTATTTGTGAAAATGTGAGGATACCGTGTTTTTCCCTCCTTCGAATCTGTAGAGAAATCCGGCAACGCCAACATCCGCCGTTCTGCGAGTACACACAGGAGCTTTCTCTTCAAATCCTACACCCACTGAATACTGGACCCACCGGTCAGCAGCACGTGAGTGGCTGGTGCTGCATGCACGAATCCAGTAGGTTCGAGGCTAGTAGTAGAAGTAACTGCCACCCTCTCGATCGGGTTGCAGCTCGCTGCGCGGCCTTCCTTCCCGCCACCAACCTCTCGCGCGCCCCGGCCGCTAACCACCCACCACCCATGTCACACCTGATTTTCAAGGCAAAATCAAATACATAAATTATACATACGTCAGGATCAAATTACACACATGTAACGACATAAGTGAATATCAAAATCAATATCATAGTGTAAGAGAGTATAATATTATTACATAATCGGTAGTCTTTAAATCGAATAACACAAAAGTTTATTAAATTTCGTAGCGGATCTTCAATAAGCTCGGCGACTCCACAAGTAGTTGACCggagaaacgtacgcctagtaTTCTTCCCAATCTTGTAGTACCTCCACGGCGTTGACTTGTTCTGAGCAGCGGGTTAACAAGCGTGGGAAATGTGTAGTGCAAGACCAATCAAGAATAGGCTAAGGTTTTAATAGTAAGTTAGCATATTATTTACTtgatcaaattttattagcatttaCTACATGGAAGTATATACCACCCGCATTAACATGAACATAAAAGAGATATCCGCAACATAATAATAATGAATTAATTCTTATCTTtcgataaattaatcatgtgagggtccagaccgctcttgatcgtgagcacgactgatcgatcagttttacatcTCTGTAGAGGTCGCAcaactttacccacaagtcgcgtaaaagttcaaagaactttaAACCCAACCATGCAGTGCTAGCTAgtcaccataccacacttccgaggtgtgattgcatagcgATGCTACGacgcctttacaaagattcgttagtaagtggtaacccgctaagatttcggtgtctggcgcgcataaacctccctagtAGGCATAGGATCTTAGCCAATCTCCCTTCCCAAGAGGACCAGGTTATACAATGACTCAGTGCTCCCTCTTACCCCTTTCAGATacgattaccccagactaaagTCCCTAATTAATTAGCAGAGAACAAAGCCATATAATTtttgtggttgtactattttcccgggtggttctccatgttccaattaagcatgaaTGGTCTTGTCTTAACGAAAGGTTTAGCATGAGTAAATCAGGATTAATAATTAAGTCCATCAATACCACCAAGTCCGagttaagcaactaagcatgtaCTACCCAGCAATATgtaaacccaggttgatcaAGGTATTGGGAAAATAAAACTAGTCAATCCTTAATTAGGTCCCGTCATGTTTATGACTTAAAGTGCATGGCATATTTGTtgttgaacatgaaagtaaaactTCTTAGGATCAAATTGTGGTCAAGGATATGACTTGCCTCCTTGCAcgtcctcctgctgctcgtagtcctcgaaggcttgaacttcaaatccctcgaacgGCGGTCCTTCTAACGCgatcacacgagcacatacaagcaaataaaagaaataaaataagaaGCAGTATATCAAACAGTATAAACAGAgaaaaacaagctcaaaaaGGTAAACTACGCGTCAAGATGAACTCGTGGATGCAAGAACCACTTAAAACGGGTCTAGGATGATAAAGATATGCACTAAACAAGATGCAGGGACTTACTGGTAAAGCTTTAAAATTTTCAGGGGCTAAACTTGAAGAAACCAAGGGCTAAAACATAATTACATGTATAAACTAAAGGTTTAACGTGCACAAGAGCCAAGCTGGACGGCGGACGCTATTAGATAGAAGCTTAGGGGCCTAAGCGAAAGAAACAGGACTGAGATGTAAAGATTGAACTACGATCAACTGCGGAGCTTTTTAGCAAGAAAGGCGCGCGCGCAGCACGGTTGACTAGTATGCGGCCGATTTGACTTGGGCCGGATTGGATCTGAGCTGTTGGGTCAAGATCCGATAGCTGGCGGTGAAGCTTGGTGaacaggcggcggaggcgagcgatGCGTGACGGCAGGGGAGATGGCAAGCGGCGGCGACTCGCCGGATTTTGCCCGAAAACGCGCATCCGGGTGCAGCTTTGGACGCGAGCTTGGCCAGGAGATTGAGGAAATCACGGCGAGCGCGTTTTGCGTGTCGATGGTGTGGGttttgcggcggcggcggtggcgcgaaGCCCGGCAACAAGGCACAGCTCCGGCGAGCGCGGGCACGTGGGGAAAGGCCACCGGCAAGCACAAGAACCCCACGACGGCTTCATCAACACCTTGCGGACCTTTGGGCGGAGTTCGTGGCGACGAAGAGGCATCAGCAGTGTAGGTTGACAGCGGCAGGCGCTCAGGTGCGGCGACGCAGAGGTTTGAGCGAGGACTTTGTGGTGCGGGCactggagggcggcggcgccttaTATAGTCCCATGGGGATAAGACCCAGACACGCGTGCTCGCAAGGAAAGTGGAGCGGCGGTTGCAGAGGTGCTGGAGTCCGGTGCGGATACGGCAGAGGGGGGTTGCGGGAGAGTGCGGGAGGTCAGGGATGATGGGCGGGGCCCGTGGGGCagcgagagagaggaggaggtgcgGGAGTGGGCCAGCGCAAGGGAGACGGGCCGGCGTGGCAGCAGGCCGAGCGGAGAAAAAGGGCAGAGGTGGGACAGCATTATGTCGGGCCGAGCTGGGTCGGGAAGAGCTGACGGGgcgaaaagaagaaagaaaaagaaaagaaagaaaggtttGAAACccaaattcaaaattaaattcAAACAAATAAAAACAATGCACTATCATGGATGCAACAATAAACTCAtatgattcattaatttattAAAGATTTTAATTGCCTAAGGAAATTAAATGCATCCTAAGAAATTTAAATACAACCTTAGAAATCTTTAGACACATGCACTTAGTTCCTGgtaaattttattaaattgttGAAAATCAGCAGAAATATCCCGGCATGCgctgcgccaccgcctccccgtCCGGCCGCTGCTATTTATACGCTCTCCCCCGATCCCCCTCTCCCGCCCAGGCACCCATCGCCAGCCACCCACTGGCCAACTGCGCATATGAGCCCCACATCGCCGCGGcagtccggcgccggcgccgccggcgggtcGCGTCACGCCGCGTTCAAGGTCCACAGGGACTCCCACAGCATACACAAGGCCACCGCCTCCccgccctcctcgtcctccacaAACTCCTCCGTGTCGTCGTCCTCCAACGCCGCCATCACCAGCACCAGCCACCGGCctcccccggcgccggcgccgcggccgcagcagccgcggccgccgcagcagcagccggtgATCATCTACACGCACTCGCCCAAGGTGATCCGCACCAACCCTCGCGACTTCATGTCCATCGTGCAGAAGCTCACCGGCCTCGACAGCCCCGGCCCCGCCCGTGGAGCGcccccggcggcgcgcgtggccgcgggctcggccgccgccgcggcgcaggacgagtcgtcgtcgtcgtcgtccgagaGCTGCGCCAACGCCCACGGCGccgggccgccgcctccctacGCGGACTCGCAgctgatgccgccgccgccggcaccgcccgaCATCCCGCTGTTCGCGCCCGACGCGTCAGGCCTGCAGCAGCTCTGCGCGCCAAGGGGGCTCTACGGCCAGTTCCCGCCGGTCGACGCCGCGGCGCTCGGCCCGGTGATGTCGGCGAACGTGAGCGGGGCCGGTGGCATCAACGGTGGGGCCGTGTTCTCCCCGTCGATGGTGGAGGCGATGCGGACGTTTCCGGACTATAATTAGGCAGGCTTGATCTAGTCCGTGCATGGATCAGGCGATGATGCAGCGATGCATGAGCCGTTGCCATGCCATTGTGCAATAACCGGAGGTTGATTTTtgcttgatctttttttttttctagccaTGATCGATATCTACTTGCCCGCGAACGTGTAGAGAAAACAAAGAGAGGAGAGATGTTGCCATGGATGTGAAAGTAGCCTAGTTACACATCTCTTTGTTCATTCTTTTTTCTGCTAGGAATAAAATGAAGTTAGTGATCAATTGATATTGCATGGAATCCTTGTAATTCTTTAATAGTTCTGTTATTTTAGTTCCACCTCTTGCCACTTTCACGGTGATGAATTTTGCAGTGTAAATAAATAGGTTGGAGAATTTTGGGTTGCACCACATGTGTATATATCAATGTTCTTTACTTGAACCGGTTTTGTTCATGTACAGTGAAACTGAATTGCTAGTACACTTGTGCTGTTTTTTTAGCAAAGCACGCTTGTGCTGATTGAGTGATTATGCACACGCAGATTGTGAGCTGGGCCTTGTGGCCGAATAGCGAGGATAACGGCCCATGTCTGATTCAGGAGCATTTCAAATTGCCAGGCCCATCTTAAAAATTTGCCtctttctagtttctacttCATCCGTACTTCACCTGCCCCCGCTTCCATAACCTGTTTGCAGGCTCTTTATAAGACTTTAACACCGTTGCTAGATACAGTATATTGCTGAAACCATCATTTccactctcttttttttgaaaactactCTTTTTTTAAGATTAAACTCATTCCCACTCTACAAAAGGGCCTGGCTATTCGAACCCTTCAAAAGACTGACTTGAACATATCAGCATATATATTTTAGAAGGACGTTCATGCGGTCATGGTACTACACTAGTCGTGTGTGTCAATTGTGTTTCGCAAGGCACCATTTCCTCATAGCACCCATTCTTTTGACATTGTCAGACAATGACAGTGAGAGCTCGAGTGAATTTTGTTACCATTTTATAAATaaactaggatcgtgcccgtgcgtcgCTATAGGCAAAATAAATGCTATCATGAgcatagataatttagaatggTACATAATGCACATAATAAAAATCAGTTTAGAATGGTACATAATGTCACACAACAATTTACAATTGGATTTTCTAAATGGAGTTTGCATGCTACACATAATTCAAAAACTACAATGATATTTTCAACAGGTTCACAGTTCTTGAGTATCTCAACCGTACAGTTTTCCAGGCAGTATCATGGTTCACCACTAAAGTAACCTAAAATTCAACTAAAGTCCTGACTTTGCCTGTTTCCATGCCATACATGGAGCTGCAAAATAGAGCATCATCTAAAAATTAGAAACATGTATATTTCCTTGAGATCTCATCTTTTTAGTCTAATGGAGATTAAGCTTAGTCTAATGGTCTAAAACTTAATACTTAAAAGGGTTTCACATGACTGAAAGCGCAGATTAAGAATGCAAAACACTAAGCTTCAAAGTCCATGATTGCCAAGAGTTGAAACACACTACATTGTGTTTACCATGTAACTTTCTCGTGTGCATCCATTGGATTAGTGCAGAGAAAGTTTGAAAAAGGTATGTTAAGCAATGAACAAATCTTGATTGCAGTTATTATAACACTATGTCTATTGAGGAAACAATGTCGTTcaattgttgaaatttgtatgcATTGATTAGAAGGGAATGAATGAAATGGACATGATTAAGAAATGAAAATAAGAAGATAAAAACCTTGACTTACCTCTGCTAGTGCAACAATAGTAATGGCTGAATGAGTGAAACAAGCAGTTGGGTTGCTTAAATGAATCTAGGATGTGGTCCTTTCTAGAGATTTGCTCAGCAACTACATTTGAACAGTCAGCTGAAAAATAAGCACAAACTGGAGACAGATAGATGCAACACCAGCTAACCAAACTTGCTTTGCTACGGGCTTAGATCATAATCAAATAAAATAACATCAACTTGATATTCAAACAATTATGAAGTTAACCTATAGTGAGAGAAATCATTAACATTAAACATATGATCCTATTGTGAACCTCCATATTGAATATTGATACTATCATCTGGTAAGTAACTGTACTCATAACTTACTGAACCAACATGAGCAACAAGACTCTTAATTAGGCCTCTTTGAAAAAATTACATGCCCCTAGTAAGCACTCAGCAAGGTTTATAGTAGTGGTGAGTGTTCCTATCTCAACAGGTCCAGACCTCCTGGGTTCAATTACAGCTCTTGTGCTCCATTTTTAGTATTTCTCGGTCAATGACAGATAGATGCAGGAAGTTGCTAATAGGCTAAACAACAGTCCCCTTTACCATGCACGCGCAGCTGCAAATGCTTTCTAGGAGTGCATATTTAGTCATTCAAGGGAATCTGTTGGGAGGAGTACGATAGCATGGGCAAGCAACAAGGTTAAGATGAAATTCCTGCTACTTTGAGATGGCCTGCATCACCTTGCAGAAAGGTGTAGGACAAAAGGCAATGTAAAAGTCATTCTTTGTTGGGCATCTCTATTTTCttagaaaaggagaaagagggaAAGTCGAGGTCACCAGCAGCAACAATGGTGCTGGCACATCGGCGTCCCCATCCATCTGTTGATCAGGAACCTCCCCGCATCAGCAGAAAAAACAAATGAATAATGGACTGGGCATTGCTCGACAACGTGAACCAATAACGTGCACAAACCTGTGTTTGAACCAATAACATGGACTGGGCTTCACAATATATACTCACTCACGAACACTGAAGAGGAGTGTGTTTCTCGATTAATCAACAGAGATCGAAGGGAACAAGAATGTAGCAAAATTATTTAGCTTTTCACTATGATACGGACCTCTAATTTCAGATGGGAATCTCTCTTCCCGCCGCGCTCGATGGGAGCACGTCGATGGCAGTGGCCTCCGTGACACGGCCCGTCGAGTATTGTCTCGCTCATGCCACCCCGGAGCGCGTCAATGGTGGCGACCCAGCCATGGCTGTCAAGAAAATAATTGGAGGTGAGGCCATTCCTTTGATAGTGCTTGGTGGTTGGCGTCAGCGGGCGGAGTGAAATAAAGCTTCAGTATGTATTAGATTGAACTGGAAACCTGGAGCAGATACACAAAGGAGCATGAACTACTTTCTGTTGATGCAAGGCAGAATGAGATCTTACCTTAGGTCAGAGGGGTCCATCCTTCTTGCTTTTCCTAAAAGCTGCTACTAATACAAAACAAGCTAATCATCATATTAAGTAAGCATACTTGTACAAATCTAGCAGAGTTACTAATAACCTGCTCTTGATAAGCTCGGTACTCTGGGGTAGTTGCCTGAAATATAATCAACCACTGAGAGCCATAGACAAAGGAAAACAATATGAATTAAAGATAATATGAAACAACATAACTGGCACAAACCTGCTT is a genomic window containing:
- the LOC117836205 gene encoding uncharacterized protein codes for the protein MSPTSPRQSGAGAAGGSRHAAFKVHRDSHSIHKATASPPSSSSTNSSVSSSSNAAITSTSHRPPPAPAPRPQQPRPPQQQPVIIYTHSPKVIRTNPRDFMSIVQKLTGLDSPGPARGAPPAARVAAGSAAAAAQDESSSSSSESCANAHGAGPPPPYADSQLMPPPPAPPDIPLFAPDASGLQQLCAPRGLYGQFPPVDAAALGPVMSANVSGAGGINGGAVFSPSMVEAMRTFPDYN